Proteins co-encoded in one uncultured Draconibacterium sp. genomic window:
- a CDS encoding DUF2589 domain-containing protein: MVEVSKKPLKPNFDSDLNIESIISAPLVAASKANVVMVTGQTRFLLDYCFKKNKETDTYEPEMVNMVMVKGLVDNSKKTDDPDYIQKVEMTFSMPLICLVPLNSLAVDKVNVDFDMEIVSMTSYEYINAGGVIDKRAQLNGRITNKKEDSKMNPSEQYKSQSKSRLSVNISAGPLPLPVGVTTLLDLYTKSIQPITKNTD; this comes from the coding sequence ATGGTTGAAGTTTCAAAGAAACCTTTAAAACCCAATTTCGATTCAGATCTTAACATTGAATCGATCATCAGTGCACCACTGGTAGCAGCTTCAAAAGCAAATGTAGTTATGGTAACCGGTCAGACTCGGTTTTTGCTTGATTACTGTTTTAAGAAAAATAAGGAAACAGATACATACGAGCCTGAGATGGTTAATATGGTAATGGTTAAGGGGCTTGTCGATAATTCAAAAAAAACAGACGATCCGGATTACATTCAAAAAGTTGAGATGACTTTCTCGATGCCGCTCATCTGTTTAGTTCCTCTTAATTCATTGGCGGTTGATAAAGTGAATGTCGATTTCGACATGGAAATTGTTTCGATGACATCATACGAATATATCAATGCCGGCGGAGTAATTGATAAACGTGCTCAATTGAACGGTCGAATTACTAACAAAAAAGAAGATTCAAAAATGAATCCTTCTGAACAGTATAAAAGTCAGTCAAAAAGTCGACTATCAGTTAATATAAGCGCTGGTCCGTTGCCTTTGCCAGTTGGAGTTACAACCTTACTCGATTTGTATACCAAGAGTATCCAGCCTATTACTAAAAATACTGACTAA
- a CDS encoding PAS domain S-box protein produces MNIQTKIDKENTSFSPNFLTQKHHVFIMSAIVITIIIATGGYFYYNYSARHIRTEKENDLQGITSLKNNQLVQWREQRMADAKMITDSRFFANGIEEWLNNRNIKQLNTDILEQLQSAITNYGYEDIFLVSVQGELFLSLEPNLKEIDDVTKAKITHNTNKNDLTFTDLYFCPSHNTIHYDIIAPIKNSKSTVIAYLVFRINPYKFLYPFIQTWPLPSESAEMLLVRKDGDNVLFLNELRHQKNTALQLRIPLTRKDLPATQAILGKTGIFDGKDYRGIGVIACLAHVPDTNWFLVSKVDKSEIFAEINSRGIILSVTILLLIISLTIGMAWIYHFRQKNIYKNLWQTQEEYRTILYSIGDAVITTDINGYITNMNKVAETLTGWKEAKAIGKKLVNVFNIINEKTRATAEDPVNKVLKSGHIVGLANHTILISKNGTEYQIADSAAPIRNEKGEIKGVVLVFSNVTDKYAAQKQLKESEERFNLAMQASNDGLFDWNLETNEIYYSPGWKRMLGYEDHELPNDFSVWENTTDKEDVRKSWELQQKLISKEIDRFVMEFKMKHKDGHFVDILSRAEAFFNEKGKAIRMIGTHTDISDRKQAEEKYRKLVENMNSGVAIYQPINDGKDFKLIDFNKAAEKITNTKKSNVVGSTLLTEFPNMDKSPLFKALQEVSKSGKNKYLPPFYYKDDQREGWRENFIYKLPTNEIVAIFNDVTERKDAEIKLQNQNTELNKAKEKAEESEAKLVAAFESMSEAIFISDSKGNLINANESYIHLTGFGTKDEYIRNFENYTFLFDVYLPTGEIAPIEKWAVPRALNGETCENEIYKIHKKDTNDTWIGSYNFAPIRNRDEEIVGCVVTIRDVTENIRKENELIKAKEKAEESDRLKSAFLANMSHEIRTPMNGILGFANLLKDPRLNDEEKKEYIKIIDKAGARMLNIINDIVSISQIEAGQTKPDIRESNINEQIEYIYTFFKPEVEAKGIQLFFKNSLPSNKAFIKTDREKVFAVLTNLVKNAIKYTNQGAIEFGYEKKDDNLEFFIKDSGVGIPQDRQKAIFERFVQADIEDKMARQGAGLGLSISKAYVEMLGGKIWVESEIGKGSTFYFSLPYNSKLEEKNGIGKIIQEDDENNKIKNLKILIAEDDETSEILISTIVKEYSREIIKARTGIETVEMCRKNPDINLILMDIQMPGLNGYEATRQIRQFNKDVIIIAQTAFGFTGDRKKAIEAGCNDYISKPIQKEILTSLIQKHIKYL; encoded by the coding sequence ATGAACATTCAGACAAAAATCGACAAAGAAAACACATCTTTCTCTCCAAATTTTCTCACTCAAAAGCATCATGTTTTTATTATGTCTGCAATCGTTATTACTATTATTATTGCAACGGGCGGATATTTTTACTACAACTACTCTGCCAGGCACATACGTACGGAAAAAGAAAACGACCTGCAAGGAATTACCTCATTAAAAAACAACCAGTTGGTTCAATGGCGTGAGCAACGGATGGCTGATGCAAAAATGATAACGGACTCCCGCTTTTTCGCAAATGGCATAGAAGAATGGCTAAATAATAGAAATATAAAACAGCTTAATACCGATATCCTGGAACAATTACAATCAGCAATCACAAATTATGGTTACGAAGATATTTTCCTTGTTTCAGTCCAGGGAGAACTATTTTTGTCATTAGAACCGAATCTAAAAGAAATTGATGATGTTACTAAAGCAAAAATCACACATAATACAAACAAAAATGATTTAACTTTCACTGACCTGTATTTTTGTCCGAGCCACAACACCATCCATTACGATATTATCGCTCCGATAAAAAATAGCAAAAGTACTGTTATTGCATACCTGGTATTCCGCATTAATCCGTATAAATTTTTATATCCTTTTATCCAAACCTGGCCGCTACCAAGTGAATCTGCAGAAATGCTTTTGGTTAGAAAAGATGGTGACAACGTTTTATTTCTGAACGAATTGAGGCATCAAAAAAACACGGCGTTACAGCTACGGATACCATTAACAAGAAAAGATTTGCCGGCAACACAAGCCATTTTGGGGAAGACCGGCATTTTTGACGGGAAAGATTACCGCGGCATTGGGGTGATTGCCTGCTTGGCTCATGTTCCTGATACGAATTGGTTTTTGGTTTCAAAAGTGGATAAAAGTGAAATTTTTGCAGAAATCAATTCCCGTGGCATTATTCTTTCTGTAACAATATTATTGCTCATAATTTCCTTAACCATAGGAATGGCATGGATTTATCATTTCCGTCAAAAAAATATTTATAAAAATTTATGGCAAACCCAGGAAGAATACCGTACTATACTTTACAGCATTGGTGATGCTGTTATTACAACCGATATTAACGGTTACATAACAAATATGAACAAAGTTGCTGAAACCTTAACCGGCTGGAAGGAAGCAAAAGCAATTGGAAAAAAATTAGTTAATGTATTCAATATTATTAACGAAAAGACTCGGGCTACCGCTGAAGATCCGGTTAACAAAGTACTAAAAAGCGGGCATATTGTAGGACTTGCCAACCATACCATCTTAATTTCAAAAAACGGCACCGAATATCAGATTGCCGACAGTGCCGCACCAATAAGAAATGAAAAAGGCGAAATAAAAGGTGTAGTTCTTGTTTTTTCGAATGTAACAGATAAATATGCAGCGCAAAAACAGTTAAAAGAAAGTGAAGAAAGATTTAACCTTGCTATGCAGGCTTCTAACGATGGATTATTTGACTGGAATCTTGAAACTAATGAAATATATTACTCTCCCGGTTGGAAGAGAATGCTTGGATATGAAGATCATGAGCTTCCAAATGATTTTTCAGTTTGGGAAAACACAACCGATAAAGAAGATGTAAGGAAATCATGGGAACTTCAACAAAAACTCATATCGAAAGAAATCGATCGTTTTGTAATGGAGTTTAAGATGAAACATAAAGATGGTCATTTTGTGGATATACTCTCGAGGGCAGAAGCTTTTTTTAACGAAAAAGGAAAAGCGATCAGAATGATTGGCACACACACTGATATTTCTGATAGAAAACAAGCTGAAGAAAAATATCGCAAGTTGGTAGAAAACATGAATAGCGGTGTTGCAATTTATCAACCAATTAATGATGGAAAAGATTTCAAATTGATTGATTTTAATAAAGCTGCAGAAAAAATTACAAATACGAAAAAAAGCAATGTGGTTGGAAGTACCTTATTGACTGAATTCCCCAATATGGACAAAAGCCCATTATTTAAAGCGCTCCAAGAAGTTAGTAAATCGGGGAAAAACAAATATCTTCCTCCATTTTATTACAAGGACGACCAAAGAGAAGGTTGGCGGGAAAATTTTATTTACAAATTGCCTACAAATGAAATTGTAGCAATTTTTAATGATGTAACGGAACGGAAAGATGCGGAGATAAAATTACAGAATCAAAACACTGAGTTAAACAAAGCCAAAGAAAAAGCCGAAGAAAGCGAAGCCAAATTAGTGGCAGCATTCGAAAGTATGTCAGAAGCTATATTTATCTCAGATTCCAAAGGAAATTTAATAAATGCCAACGAATCATATATTCATTTAACTGGCTTTGGAACCAAGGATGAATATATTCGAAACTTTGAAAATTATACTTTTCTATTCGATGTTTATCTGCCAACAGGAGAAATTGCCCCAATAGAGAAGTGGGCTGTTCCCCGTGCTCTGAATGGCGAAACTTGTGAAAATGAAATTTATAAAATTCATAAAAAAGATACTAATGATACCTGGATAGGTAGTTATAATTTTGCCCCTATAAGAAATAGGGATGAGGAAATAGTAGGTTGTGTTGTAACAATAAGAGATGTAACGGAAAACATTAGAAAAGAAAATGAATTAATTAAGGCCAAAGAAAAAGCCGAAGAAAGCGACAGGTTAAAATCAGCATTTTTAGCCAATATGAGCCACGAAATACGCACACCAATGAATGGCATTCTTGGCTTTGCCAACCTGCTGAAAGACCCTCGTCTCAATGATGAAGAAAAGAAAGAATACATAAAAATCATCGATAAAGCCGGCGCCAGAATGCTCAATATTATCAACGACATTGTTAGTATTTCACAAATAGAAGCCGGACAAACAAAACCTGACATCAGGGAATCGAATATAAACGAGCAGATTGAGTACATCTATACTTTTTTTAAACCTGAAGTTGAAGCTAAAGGAATACAGTTATTCTTTAAAAATTCACTGCCTTCAAATAAAGCTTTCATAAAAACCGACCGCGAAAAAGTTTTTGCTGTACTGACAAACCTTGTAAAAAATGCCATTAAATATACCAATCAGGGTGCTATTGAATTTGGATATGAAAAAAAGGATGATAATCTCGAATTTTTCATAAAAGACAGTGGAGTTGGGATTCCCCAAGACAGGCAGAAAGCAATATTTGAACGTTTTGTGCAGGCCGATATTGAAGACAAAATGGCGCGCCAGGGAGCGGGACTGGGATTATCTATTTCAAAAGCATACGTAGAAATGCTTGGTGGAAAGATATGGGTTGAAAGCGAAATTGGAAAAGGCTCAACATTTTATTTTTCATTACCCTACAATTCAAAACTGGAAGAAAAAAACGGCATTGGAAAAATTATTCAAGAAGACGACGAAAATAACAAGATTAAAAATCTGAAAATATTAATTGCCGAAGACGATGAAACATCGGAGATTTTGATTTCAACAATAGTAAAGGAGTATAGCCGGGAAATTATTAAGGCAAGAACCGGCATTGAAACCGTTGAAATGTGCCGCAAAAATCCTGACATTAACTTGATATTAATGGATATTCAAATGCCAGGATTGAATGGCTACGAAGCTACACGCCAAATTCGACAGTTCAATAAAGATGTAATAATTATTGCACAAACAGCTTTTGGATTTACAGGAGACAGAAAAAAAGCAATTGAAGCTGGATGCAATGATTACATTTCAAAACCGATTCAAAAAGAGATATTGACTTCTTTAATACAAAAGCACATAAAGTATTTATAA
- a CDS encoding transposase encodes MQSLIQQYDADLFVNLTSIPGIGKKTAAFLIILTNGFRDFDNYRQVSSFCGLSLTEHSSGTSVKGRSRISKRGNPYIRNQLFMCSFTACQCNAQCRSLYQRLGNKGKSKKLALIAVCNKLIKQAFSIAKSGIPYDPDYRSRIVGQ; translated from the coding sequence ATGCAATCGCTGATACAGCAGTATGATGCAGATCTGTTTGTCAACCTCACCAGTATTCCTGGAATTGGGAAAAAGACAGCAGCTTTTCTTATCATTTTAACCAATGGCTTTCGTGATTTTGACAATTATCGCCAGGTGTCGTCCTTTTGTGGTTTATCACTCACAGAACATTCTTCGGGCACCAGCGTAAAAGGTCGTTCACGTATCAGTAAACGGGGCAATCCATATATTCGAAATCAATTGTTTATGTGCAGTTTTACCGCCTGCCAGTGTAATGCGCAGTGCCGGTCACTTTATCAACGTTTGGGAAATAAAGGGAAATCGAAAAAACTAGCACTGATTGCAGTGTGTAATAAGTTAATCAAGCAGGCATTTTCGATTGCAAAATCCGGAATACCATACGATCCTGACTATCGAAGTCGTATTGTCGGTCAATAA
- a CDS encoding C69 family dipeptidase, with amino-acid sequence MIITKGATVDGSMMVTHSDDNELSDQRIVRIPAQDYLSGTLRPVYGDNCLYPRIATEDKDSPYYTNKYKPTKPLGYIPQVSHTYAYFDGNYGIMNEHNLMIGECTCAANYQPDAIPQEFAEKHLIQPRIFYSSELSRIALERCKKAIDAVKLMGALIEEYGYFSTGETLLIADENEAYVFEMCAIDDDENHSVWVAQKVPDGEMFVAANEFRIRTVVKSKDHHYVDKEKNIDIYYSKFLFPAFEKIEVIKDGVTEIDWLKAISPGEYAHPYYSLRRVWRVQDRVNPDLGLSPWVEDGYTTAYPFSIEPKNKLSLEQVFGLYRDHYEGTEFDLTKGTAAGPYGDPHRFVGKYDPLQNNMSGSNRKYFGAWERAISVFYQGYTYINQVRPKAPEATKGICWFGADVSYTTCFVPIPSKATFIPKTYSQIDVQKYDADKAWWLFNLVGAYARLNWQRMTKVDILPLQQKLEEQSQARVMDWDKASGEIAEVIESITGECKDNIKKVLKDWKELQALLFTKYADGYVNHLDYKPSFEQEDKNKELHKKPQNNVPARDIGYSVRWLNRTNYSNGPTTYDMITEY; translated from the coding sequence ATGATAATTACCAAAGGTGCCACTGTCGATGGATCGATGATGGTAACCCACTCCGACGACAATGAATTATCGGATCAAAGAATCGTTCGAATTCCTGCGCAGGATTATTTATCAGGAACCTTGCGTCCGGTGTATGGCGATAATTGCCTTTATCCCCGAATTGCAACAGAAGATAAAGATTCTCCATATTATACCAACAAGTATAAACCTACCAAGCCGCTGGGCTATATTCCGCAGGTATCGCATACCTATGCTTATTTTGATGGCAACTACGGAATAATGAATGAGCACAACCTGATGATTGGAGAATGTACTTGTGCAGCAAACTATCAGCCTGATGCTATACCTCAGGAATTTGCAGAAAAACATTTGATTCAGCCACGTATCTTTTATAGTTCTGAATTATCGCGTATTGCTTTGGAGCGCTGTAAAAAGGCAATCGATGCAGTAAAATTAATGGGAGCATTGATTGAAGAGTACGGTTATTTCTCGACCGGTGAAACATTATTAATAGCCGATGAAAATGAAGCATATGTATTTGAAATGTGTGCAATCGACGATGATGAGAATCATTCGGTGTGGGTAGCTCAAAAAGTGCCCGACGGTGAAATGTTTGTTGCTGCAAATGAGTTTCGAATTCGGACAGTGGTTAAAAGCAAGGATCATCATTATGTTGATAAAGAAAAGAATATTGACATATATTACTCGAAATTCCTTTTCCCAGCATTTGAAAAAATAGAAGTAATTAAAGATGGTGTAACGGAGATTGACTGGTTAAAGGCAATTAGTCCTGGTGAATATGCACATCCTTATTACTCTCTTCGCAGGGTCTGGCGGGTTCAAGATCGGGTAAACCCCGATTTAGGTTTAAGCCCATGGGTTGAAGATGGTTATACAACGGCCTACCCGTTTAGTATTGAACCAAAGAACAAACTATCACTTGAGCAGGTATTTGGTTTATATCGCGATCATTATGAAGGAACTGAATTCGACTTAACCAAAGGAACAGCAGCCGGCCCTTATGGCGATCCGCATCGTTTTGTTGGTAAATACGATCCCTTGCAAAATAACATGTCGGGGTCAAACCGGAAATACTTTGGTGCCTGGGAGCGAGCAATCTCAGTTTTCTATCAAGGGTATACATATATAAATCAGGTACGACCTAAAGCACCCGAAGCAACGAAAGGTATTTGCTGGTTTGGTGCCGATGTATCTTATACTACCTGCTTTGTACCAATTCCTTCAAAAGCAACATTCATCCCCAAAACCTATTCTCAAATCGATGTACAAAAGTATGATGCAGATAAGGCTTGGTGGCTTTTCAATTTGGTAGGAGCATACGCAAGGTTAAACTGGCAACGAATGACAAAAGTGGACATTCTGCCACTTCAGCAAAAACTGGAAGAACAATCGCAAGCAAGAGTTATGGACTGGGATAAGGCTTCTGGAGAAATTGCTGAGGTTATCGAAAGCATAACAGGTGAATGTAAGGATAATATTAAAAAGGTATTGAAAGACTGGAAAGAGCTACAGGCTTTGTTATTTACAAAATATGCCGATGGATACGTAAATCACCTTGATTATAAGCCTTCGTTTGAGCAGGAAGATAAAAATAAAGAGCTACATAAAAAGCCTCAGAACAATGTTCCTGCGCGCGACATTGGCTATTCGGTGCGTTGGTTAAATCGTACGAATTATAGTAATGGGCCAACTACTTACGATATGATTACTGAATATTAA
- a CDS encoding protease inhibitor I42 family protein, producing the protein MEEKSAILLNEHFVNNLKVGGEPAYIVLGYNASTGYHWELSVDNSGTYELKEKLTMHPSVEGAVGVPGKISWKFEAINEGIGEIMVESFPPGSDKPVEKNIYKLKVVK; encoded by the coding sequence ATGGAAGAAAAATCAGCAATCTTATTAAACGAACATTTCGTTAACAATTTAAAAGTTGGTGGCGAGCCTGCTTATATCGTTTTAGGCTACAATGCTTCAACTGGTTATCACTGGGAGCTTAGTGTCGATAATTCGGGAACCTACGAATTAAAAGAAAAGTTGACCATGCACCCGTCTGTTGAAGGCGCAGTTGGTGTACCTGGAAAAATAAGCTGGAAGTTTGAAGCTATTAATGAAGGTATAGGTGAAATAATGGTTGAGTCGTTTCCTCCCGGATCGGACAAGCCCGTTGAGAAGAACATCTATAAACTAAAGGTTGTAAAGTAA
- a CDS encoding DUF2589 domain-containing protein, with the protein MESGLLSMAQQFSGLPMEALIGGPLNAAANANAAMAVTQTKFLLDTCFIKTHVAQQAAVAGTPGNPTATPPVPEVIGTPEIPEHDEYAPIMIVMSLTRPVITPGNKATPGDPTATPPVPSTPATAPIISNITTQFNLPMLTIIPINSLAIETVDINFEMEVKSSFSEEESQTSEKEMKGESSFEAKAGWGPFSVTVKGSASYDSKDSSTHNTHYQKSNSAKYTVNVHAGQLPVPKGVNTIIEAFTQCIQPITLN; encoded by the coding sequence ATGGAATCAGGTTTATTATCAATGGCCCAACAGTTTTCGGGTCTTCCGATGGAAGCTTTGATTGGCGGCCCATTAAATGCAGCGGCAAATGCCAATGCAGCAATGGCTGTTACTCAAACTAAGTTTTTACTGGATACCTGCTTTATTAAGACACATGTAGCTCAGCAGGCTGCTGTGGCAGGTACTCCGGGTAATCCAACCGCAACGCCTCCTGTTCCGGAAGTTATCGGTACTCCCGAAATACCAGAACACGATGAGTATGCTCCTATCATGATTGTGATGTCTTTAACCCGTCCGGTCATAACTCCCGGGAACAAAGCAACTCCGGGTGATCCAACTGCAACACCACCAGTTCCTTCTACACCTGCAACCGCTCCAATTATTTCAAACATTACAACCCAATTCAATTTGCCAATGCTTACTATCATTCCGATTAATTCGTTGGCTATTGAAACAGTGGATATTAATTTTGAAATGGAAGTGAAGTCAAGTTTCTCTGAAGAAGAATCGCAAACTTCTGAAAAAGAAATGAAAGGCGAATCGAGCTTTGAAGCAAAAGCTGGCTGGGGACCATTCTCTGTTACCGTTAAAGGTAGTGCAAGCTACGATTCGAAAGATTCGTCGACGCACAACACCCACTACCAAAAAAGTAATTCGGCAAAATACACTGTGAACGTTCATGCAGGACAGCTTCCTGTGCCTAAAGGTGTAAATACTATTATTGAAGCATTCACGCAATGTATTCAACCTATTACTCTTAATTAA
- a CDS encoding DUF2589 domain-containing protein, which yields MISFKSFVEAVHSAIIEASSTLMDQNVGLLDRYFKDAPAKTGDDEKTSNELSKSLTPKTVTLEYPTLNADGSVETSEIQVPLITMVPLSMSKIEKATLSADFDLEIINDELQLSFPRRSEGIFSQKGRRTTGSLEIIISPQEPSEGLAEIVDAYESVLKQQIK from the coding sequence ATGATCAGTTTTAAATCGTTTGTAGAGGCCGTTCATAGTGCAATTATTGAAGCAAGCAGTACTTTGATGGATCAAAATGTTGGTTTGCTCGATAGATATTTTAAAGATGCTCCAGCCAAAACTGGTGATGATGAAAAAACGAGTAATGAATTAAGTAAATCATTAACGCCAAAAACCGTAACCCTGGAATATCCGACACTTAATGCCGATGGCAGTGTCGAAACATCCGAAATACAGGTGCCTCTAATTACAATGGTTCCATTATCGATGTCGAAAATTGAAAAAGCAACACTTTCGGCAGATTTCGATCTGGAGATAATCAACGATGAATTACAATTAAGTTTTCCTCGTCGTTCAGAAGGCATATTCTCCCAAAAGGGAAGAAGAACCACTGGGTCGCTCGAAATAATAATTTCGCCACAAGAGCCATCAGAAGGTCTAGCCGAGATTGTGGATGCCTATGAATCAGTACTTAAACAGCAAATTAAATAG
- a CDS encoding Arm DNA-binding domain-containing protein — protein MRLTINFLMKKARMKSNGEIPIYVRVPLNSRRVELSTGIYCLPETRDETGQQIRGRNEKARVLNNRLNKIEDDIQDHYNQLKSSGDDFDVTTIKNRFLNIDDSEGILKVFDLDLQQKVGQFFLKNLSFSEFFLKILIWIKI, from the coding sequence ATGAGATTAACGATTAACTTTTTGATGAAGAAAGCGAGAATGAAAAGTAATGGAGAAATTCCTATTTACGTTCGCGTTCCCCTGAATTCCAGACGTGTTGAGCTTTCAACCGGAATCTATTGTTTGCCGGAAACCAGGGATGAAACAGGTCAACAAATTAGAGGACGCAATGAAAAAGCACGAGTCCTGAATAACCGGCTGAATAAGATTGAAGATGATATTCAGGATCATTACAACCAACTAAAGTCATCCGGAGATGATTTCGATGTCACCACAATAAAAAACAGATTCCTAAACATCGATGACAGTGAAGGCATTCTTAAAGTGTTCGACTTGGACTTACAACAAAAAGTCGGACAATTTTTTTTAAAGAATCTGAGTTTTTCGGAATTCTTCCTGAAAATACTGATCTGGATTAAAATTTAG
- a CDS encoding LysM peptidoglycan-binding domain-containing protein, translated as MSERIKIKYKPIPVVKKKGLNGVNAFFLIINLTLLTVNIYYIHFIKPEFLLNISGLRGHHIPVVAATNHHQPKEITKDTVFIQDEFKADSVFAPVVKYVEHIVQKDQSLYSISRQYGVSIDSIVKTNSIRDNIIVLGQSLKIPQYNIE; from the coding sequence ATGAGTGAACGAATTAAAATAAAGTATAAACCAATACCCGTTGTCAAAAAAAAAGGCTTGAACGGAGTCAATGCTTTCTTCTTAATCATCAATCTGACTTTGCTGACGGTTAATATCTATTACATCCATTTTATAAAGCCAGAGTTTCTGTTAAATATTTCCGGTCTAAGAGGTCATCATATACCAGTAGTAGCTGCCACCAACCATCATCAACCTAAAGAAATTACAAAGGATACTGTTTTTATTCAGGACGAATTTAAAGCAGATTCAGTATTCGCACCTGTAGTTAAATATGTGGAGCATATTGTTCAAAAAGATCAAAGCCTTTATTCAATTTCCCGACAATATGGAGTTTCTATTGATAGCATCGTAAAAACAAATTCAATTAGAGATAATATAATCGTATTAGGCCAGTCGCTGAAAATACCACAATATAATATTGAATAG
- a CDS encoding tetratricopeptide repeat protein has protein sequence MQIGGEKIPEKYKASYRYALEEYKQVLFYNADFPTGKINLANFYYYQKEYANAEKYFKLAMEQDRELYFVNLNLAYLYNQTGQNEKAEKCFRNYLEREPDDAHALYLLGLLLSEIEKYDESLSTLLKSSKLDSKYLRVNHNIAMLYDFMKEKEKAEIYLQKEVEAVNDLNSRLELLQFYLNNNLRQKAQHFGEEILKIYPDTEDVKQVLKRLREEDLQR, from the coding sequence GTGCAAATTGGGGGAGAGAAGATTCCCGAAAAATATAAAGCTTCTTATCGTTATGCGTTGGAGGAATACAAACAAGTACTGTTCTACAATGCCGATTTCCCAACCGGAAAGATCAATCTGGCTAATTTCTATTACTATCAGAAAGAATACGCTAATGCCGAAAAGTATTTTAAACTGGCGATGGAACAAGACCGTGAGTTGTATTTTGTGAACCTCAACCTCGCCTACCTGTACAATCAAACCGGGCAGAATGAGAAAGCGGAAAAGTGTTTCAGAAATTACCTGGAACGGGAACCGGATGACGCTCATGCTTTGTACTTGCTAGGTTTATTATTGAGCGAAATAGAGAAATATGATGAGTCGCTTTCAACACTATTAAAATCGAGTAAGCTTGACTCCAAATATCTCCGGGTAAACCATAATATTGCCATGTTGTACGATTTTATGAAGGAAAAAGAGAAGGCTGAAATTTACCTGCAAAAAGAGGTTGAGGCTGTAAATGATTTAAACAGTCGTTTGGAATTGTTGCAATTCTATTTAAATAACAACTTACGACAGAAAGCGCAGCATTTTGGGGAAGAGATATTGAAAATTTATCCCGATACTGAAGATGTTAAACAAGTGTTGAAACGGTTAAGGGAAGAAGACTTGCAACGATAG
- a CDS encoding AidA/PixA family protein — protein MKTVNILIAVDTETLAGMLEDGELLPGSIDRPTGLGAWGGSDVFLSMVAQHSFATNNQGESELTVTCKSGDEIQWVIMGFDANSDYTVYLFDGHFNVSQGSGTASDYISKLSYNKLKVPNYFPPQDDPKGALTKCDNTIYATDAKLLSYGVTLQYTLSFALVDNSTGKAIGYFSWDPFIKIQG, from the coding sequence ATGAAGACAGTTAATATTTTAATTGCAGTTGATACCGAAACTTTAGCAGGTATGCTAGAGGATGGAGAATTATTGCCAGGATCAATCGATCGACCAACCGGTTTAGGTGCATGGGGCGGTTCCGATGTGTTCCTTTCTATGGTTGCACAACACAGTTTTGCAACGAACAACCAAGGCGAGTCAGAACTTACGGTAACGTGTAAGTCGGGCGATGAAATTCAATGGGTTATTATGGGTTTTGATGCCAACTCTGATTATACTGTTTATTTGTTCGATGGTCACTTTAATGTTTCACAAGGCAGTGGAACAGCCAGCGACTACATAAGTAAACTTTCGTACAATAAATTAAAGGTGCCAAATTATTTCCCACCTCAAGATGACCCAAAAGGAGCATTAACAAAGTGTGACAATACCATTTATGCGACCGATGCCAAGCTGTTGAGTTACGGGGTAACACTTCAGTATACCTTGTCGTTTGCCTTAGTTGATAATTCAACAGGTAAAGCAATTGGTTACTTCTCATGGGATCCATTTATTAAAATTCAAGGATAA